One Pseudomonas lalucatii genomic window carries:
- a CDS encoding VOC family protein gives MPLAPFHLAIPVFDLAAARRFYGELFGCAEGRSSAQWVDFDFFGHQLVIHQAPKMAQQEAAHSNPVDGHDVPVPHFGVVLAWDDWQRLAERLVARGTRFVIEPHVRFQGQVGEQATLFLLDPCGNALEFKAFRDIDQLFAK, from the coding sequence ATGCCACTCGCGCCCTTCCATCTGGCCATTCCCGTCTTCGATCTGGCTGCCGCCCGACGCTTCTACGGCGAGCTGTTCGGCTGCGCCGAAGGGCGCAGCAGTGCGCAGTGGGTGGATTTCGATTTCTTCGGCCACCAGCTGGTGATCCATCAGGCACCGAAGATGGCGCAGCAGGAAGCCGCCCACAGCAACCCGGTGGACGGCCACGACGTGCCGGTGCCGCATTTCGGCGTGGTGCTGGCCTGGGATGACTGGCAGCGCCTGGCCGAGCGCCTGGTCGCCCGGGGCACCCGCTTCGTCATCGAGCCTCATGTGCGCTTTCAGGGTCAGGTGGGCGAGCAGGCCACCCTGTTCCTCCTCGACCCCTGCGGCAACGCCCTGGAGTTCAAGGCGTTCAGGGACATCGACCAGCTGTTCGCCAAGTAG
- a CDS encoding SCO family protein: MTRTQKTVFILVAVVALVLGLTVNKVLTSQGQADPTALLDAGIVLLPQSRDLPELSLVDQDGQAFRVDQLEEQWSLLFFGYTFCPDICPATLAELRQLRTLLPAEARANLRVVLVSVDPQRDTPEQLKKYLGYFDAEFIGLTGEPEAIQKLANAVSIPYIPADTSEENYTVNHSGNLVIIGPDGTQRGFIRAPLKNAKLAAQLPALLKPAG; encoded by the coding sequence ATGACCCGTACCCAGAAAACCGTCTTCATCCTCGTCGCCGTCGTCGCCCTGGTCCTCGGCCTGACCGTCAACAAGGTGCTGACCAGCCAGGGCCAGGCCGACCCCACCGCCCTGCTCGACGCCGGCATCGTGCTGCTGCCGCAGAGCCGCGACCTGCCCGAGCTGAGCCTGGTCGACCAGGACGGCCAGGCGTTCAGGGTCGACCAACTCGAGGAGCAGTGGAGCCTGCTGTTCTTCGGCTACACCTTCTGCCCGGACATCTGCCCGGCCACCCTCGCCGAGCTGCGCCAGCTGCGCACCCTGTTGCCGGCGGAGGCGCGGGCCAACCTGCGGGTGGTACTGGTCAGCGTCGACCCCCAGCGCGACACGCCGGAGCAGCTGAAGAAGTACCTGGGCTATTTCGACGCCGAGTTCATCGGCCTGACCGGCGAGCCGGAGGCCATCCAGAAGTTGGCCAACGCGGTGAGCATTCCCTACATCCCGGCCGACACCAGCGAAGAGAACTACACCGTCAACCACAGCGGCAACCTGGTGATCATCGGCCCGGACGGCACCCAGCGCGGCTTTATCCGCGCGCCGCTGAAGAACGCCAAGCTCGCCGCGCAGCTGCCCGCGCTGCTCAAGCCGGCCGGCTGA